A DNA window from Helianthus annuus cultivar XRQ/B chromosome 15, HanXRQr2.0-SUNRISE, whole genome shotgun sequence contains the following coding sequences:
- the LOC110912168 gene encoding uncharacterized protein LOC110912168, producing MSDNKGGGDKSKKPQHSTPSPKDNNPVQETLEESPALIPPPTFISPPPPPPPQPPSSHYIPPEPLNPKRPRYTSTTGQWKLLPSPSQKQLPINITTTEKTLSPSSNPPPQPPTHAAASSSDTASSPSQSPRPSVSGQETSKSEGDQQQYSQHQLRKGKYVSPVWKPNEMLWLAKAWRVQYQGGGGVSGSDNAPENPITIETNVAPTQLQGRGKTRAEKDKEVAEFLQRNGVNRDAKTAGTKWDNMLGEFRKVYEWERGGEREQIGKSYFRLSPYERKLHRLPASFDEEVFEELTQFMGSRIRTPQNSLSRGMSPFLLTSGAGSGDQDSRLAIVDHKSFPPPSFLDDDVPFSSSGGRGGRHMMMGGYLHGVRGNLLGIEGSTMEVGGGGGQYEGSSTSTLKELRRIGKVRMVWEELVSLWAEDGEHHRGRVKVQGTSFLNADELTFLDDAMVACTLEVFEDANSPLRGFSVDRFLPGQQVKVFGRRKSTHLSNIGLLTERSQAPLEPSMRSSLPPWEFQDPTEYYLGCLRVPPPSLPSLIDLPWYLQEPPSEEFRFPLRKDLYRDLPQGKELLFTTSSEPLDCRSIAFELLSPITRSNPTLTTTTRESFIGLWDDCINRVISKFSNLDMVFIRKPSHLHSNNATQDQWPNVTGFVRNFCLWRGEETDRLREDNNLDPSSLLVQKLLWSYLDLPYILGYYAVGYIVTFCALSRTHDRLIRTDLHTVDLSTPGDRIKAMVPCWRIAGLLSLLADRCANVQQINKAFIYSDFERIDTGNSIIEFTPNYMTRVFSSKRKWVNVKEIYDFLDHRIPHSEYICLSSERDLSLSFKPRGCRLKLSNFEQLVEALKHVTKALVALHDLSFMHRDLGWDKVMRRNDRENEWFIIGFDEAASAPQIYPPQQEIGAGSGSGTVPTPTPFSVGGRHAPELKGRGMHGVKVDVWGVGQMLKTCGLVGLPKALRELQNRCLDQNPEQRPTAADCYHHLLQLQSSMSAAAGDY from the exons ATGAGTGACAACAAGGGTGGTGGAGACAAGTCCAAGAAACCACAACATTCCACACCATCCCCTAAAGATAATAATCCAGTTCAAGAAACCCTAGAAGAATCACCGGCACTCATCCCACCTCCAACGTTTATCtctccaccaccgccaccaccaccgcaacCACCGTCTTCCCACTACATCCCACCGGAGCCACTCAACCCCAAAAGACCAAGATACACTAGCACCACCGGCCAATGGAAACTCTTACCATCACCCTCACAAAAACAACTTCCTATAAACATTACCACCACCGAGAAAACACTATCTCCGTCATCgaacccaccaccacaaccaccgacTCATGCAGCTGCTTCATCATCGGACACAGCCTCATCCCCATCACAATCTCCAAGACCCTCAGTCTCCGGTCAAGAAACAAGCAAGTCAGAAGGAGACCAACAACAGTATTCACAACACCAGTTGAGGAAAGGGAAGTATGTGAGTCCAGTTTGGAAGCCAAACGAGATGTTATGGCTAGCTAAAGCCTGGAGGGTCCAATACCAAGGTGGTGGTGGGGTATCCGGGTCGGATAATGCACCCGAAAACCCGATAACTATTGAAACGAATGTTGCACCTACTCAACTTCAAGGAAGAGGGAAAACTAGAGCGGAAAAGGATAAAGAAGTTGCTGAGTTTTTGCAACGAAATGGGGTGAATAGGGATGCTAAAACAGCCGGGACAAAATGGGACAACATGTTGGGTGAGTTTAGGAAAGTTTATGAGTGGGAAAGAGGTGGTGAGCGAGAGCAAATAGGTAAGAGTTATTTTAGACTTTCACCTTATGAACGAAAGTTGCATAGATTGCCTGCTTCTTTTGATGAAGAAGTGTTTGAAGAGTTGACACAGTTTATGGGGTCTCGGATTAGAACACCACAAAACAGTCTTTCTAGAGGAATGTCGCCGTTTCTTTTGACCTCCGGTGCCGGAAGTGGTGATCAAGATTCTCGGTTAGCGATTGTTGATCACAAATCTTTTCCTCCTCCTTCGTTTCTTGATGATGATGTCCCTTTCTCATCTTCTG GGGGGAGGGGTGGGAGACATATGATGATGGGTGGGTATCTTCATGGTGTTAGAGGAAACTTATTAGGGATAGAGGGTTCAACAATGGAGGTGGGAGGTGGTGGGGGTCAATATGAAGGTTCATCCACATCAACATTAAAGGAACTAAGAAGGATTGGTAAAGTAAGAATGGTATGGGAAGAGCTTGTGAGCTTATGGGCTGAAGATGGTGAACATCACAGAGGTAGAGTAAAGGTTCAAGGTACTAGCTTCTTAAATGCAGATGAACTCACTTTCTTGGATGATGCAATGGTTGCTTGTACTTTGGAGGTGTTTGAAGATGCCAATTCCCCTCTTAGAGGTTTTTCTGTTGATAGATTTCTTCCTGGTCAACAAGTTAAAGTATTTGGCAGAAGAAAGTCAACTCATCTTTCCAATATTG GTTTGCTTACTGAAAGATCTCAAGCACCTCTAGAGCCATCAATGAGATCAT CTTTGCCACCTTGGGAGTTCCAAGATCCGACGGAGTATTACTTGGGTTGTCTTCGTGTTCCACCGCCATCTCTGCCAAGCTTGATTGACCTTCCATGGTACTTGCAAGAACCGCCATCAGAAGAGTTCCGATTCCCCCTTCGTAAAGATCTTTATCGAGATCTTCCTCAAGGAAAAGAACTTCTCTTTACCACCTCTTCCGAACCATTAGACTGTCGATCCATTGCATTCGAGCTCTTAAGTCCAATCACCCGATCAAACCCGACTCTCACCACCACTACAAGAGAATCGTTTATCGGCCTATGGGATGACTGCATCAATCGGGTTATATCGAAATTCAGCAATCTTGATATGGTGTTCATTAGAAAACCCTCTCATTTACATTCTAACAATGCGACACAAGATCAATGGCCTAATGTAACCGGATTCGTGCGGAACTTTTGTTTGTGGAGAGGCGAAGAAACGGATAGATTACGAGAAGATAATAATCTTGATCCATCTTCACTATTGGTACAAAAGTTACTATGGAGTTACTTGGATCTTCCTTACATTTTAGGGTATTATGCAGTCGGGTATATCGTCACCTTTTGCGCGCTTAGTAGAACGCATGATCGGCTTATCAGAACCGATCTCCACACTGTTGACTTATCAACACCCGGAGATCGGATCAAAGCCATGGTTCCATGTTGGAGGATCGCTGGTTTGTTGTCACTGTTGGCGGATCGTTGTGCTAACGTTCAACAGATCAACAAAGCGTTTATATACAGCGATTTCGAAAGAATCGATACGGGTAATAGCATTATTGAGTTCACACCTAATTACATGACTAGGGTTTTCTCAAGCAAGAGAAAATGGGTTAATGTCAAAGAAATCTACGATTTTCTCGATCATCGGATCCCACATTCTGAATACATTTGTCTATCATCCGAACGAGACTTGAGTTTGAGCTTCAAGCCGAGAGGATGCCGGTTAAAGCTCTCAAATTTCGAGCAATTAGTCGAGGCACTAAAACACGTAACAAAAGCGTTAGTCGCGCTACACGACTTATCATTCATGCACCGCGATTTGGGTTGGGACAAAGTGATGCGAAGAAACGATAGAGAAAACGAGTGGTTTATCATCGGGTTTGACGAAGCGGCTAGCGCGCCGCAAATATATCCACCCCAGCAAGAAATAGGGGCGGGGTCGGGGTCCGGAACAGTCCCGACCCCGACACCTTTCTCGGTTGGAGGAAGGCACGCGCCGGAGCTGAAGGGGCGGGGAATGCATGGGGTGAAAGTGGACGTATGGGGTGTAGGACAGATGTTGAAAACTTGTGGGTTAGTGGGGTTGCCAAAGGCACTGAGGGAGTTGCAGAACAGGTGTTTGGATCAGAACCCAGAGCAGCGGCCCACGGCGGCGGACTGTTATCACCACCTTCTTCAGTTGCAGTCATCAATGTCAGCCGCCGCCGGTGATTACTAA